The window AATTCCGGCAGTCGTTCGCGGAAATAGGCGATGGTCTTTTCCAGACCTTCGTCGAGCGAGACTTTCGGCTCCCAGTCGAGCTTTTCCTTGGCCTTTTCGATCACCGGCTTGCGCTGCTTGGGATCGTCCGACGGCAGGTCGAGGAATTCGAGTTTGGAGCCCGAGTCGGTCATGGCGATAACCTTTTCCGCCAGTTCCTTGATCGTGAATTCGCCCGGATTGCCGAGATTGATCGGACCGGTCACATCGTCTTGCGTTTCCATGAGGCGGATGAAACCTTCGACGAGGTCGTCGACATAGCAGAAGGAGCGCGTCTGCGATCCATCGCCATAGATGGTGATATTTTCGCCCAGCAACGCCTGCACGATGAAGTTCGACACCACGCGGCCGTCTGCATGGTGCATGCGCGGGCCGTAGGTGTTGAAGATGCGCGCAACCTTGATCTTCAGATCATGCTGACGGTGATAATCGAAGAACAGCGTTTCGGCGCAGCGCTTGCCTTCGTCATAGCAGGAGCGCGTGCCGATGGGATTGACGTTGCCCCAGTACTCTTCGGGCTGCGGGTGGACATGCGGATCGCCGTATACCTCGCTGGTGGAAGCCTGGAAAATCTTTGCGCCCAAACGCTTTGCAAGGCCGAGCATGTTGATCGCGCCGTGCACACTCGTCTTCGTCGTCGCGACGGGGTCATGCTGGTAGTGGATCGGGCTTGCCGGGCAGGCGAGATTGTAGATCTCGTCCACTTCCACATAGAGCGGGAACGTCACATCATGGCGCATGAACTCAAAGCGCGGGTGATTGTGCAGATGCTCGATATTGCGCTTGGTGCCGGTGAACAGATTGTCGGCACAGATGATTTCGTGCCCCTGATCGAGCAGCCGATCAGTGAGGTGCGAGCCCAGGAAGCCGGCGCCGCCGGTAATCAGAATACGTTTGCGGCTGTCGTAAAGTCGGGCCACCAGAAACTCCTATCAAAATCGCATGTCGATCATGCCGATTGCTGTTGCCTGATCAACAGCCGAATCGTGTGAAAATACCAAGTCTTGTACGCCGCGTAGTGGAAGCCTGTGCCACCGTCGAGGAAACCGCCTTTGGCGACGTAGGTGAAAAGGAAATAGAAAGCCGGATACCACCATTTGGCCAGGTGCCGGTATTTGAACTGCTGGCGCGGTGTGAACCGTTCCCACAGCTCGGAGTCCTGCTCCACAAGCGCGTAGCGCCGCGCTTCCCATTTTGCGTATTCCAGATGCTTGGCGATGAATGTATCGAGCGGCTTGAAATCGCGGTGATCGATGCGCGCGGTGATTTCGCCCACCTCGCCTTCGACGATGGGATGCTCGTGGATTTCCATATCCAGCGTGCTCCAGCCGTCTTCATCGATCCGCTCGAACAGCGCCTTGCCGGTGCGCAGCAGCGCCAGTTTGCGCTGAGCGAGACCGTGCTTCATCTGCTTGCCGAGGAAGTAATTGTCGTACTGGATCCAGAAGCCGCTCTTGCCGGTATTTGGCAGGGTGCGCGCCAGCTCATCGCAGAACGCGTCATCGATGAACTCGTCCGCATCAAGGAACAGGACCCAGTCCTGCTGCGGCGGATCGTTCATCAGGAACCAGTTGCGCTTTTTCGGGAATTTGCCGTCCCACTGGAAATCGACCACCCGCGCGCCAAATTCGTGCGCGATCTCGGTCGTCCGGTCGCTCGAGCCGCTATCAATGACTACGATTTCGGCAAACCGGCCCAGCCGCTCGAGGCATTTGGCCAGGTTCGCTTCCTCGTTCTTGACGGGAACAGCTACGGTGACGGGCAGAATATCAGAGTTCGCAGTCATTTCCGCCAAGTAGCCAATTGGAATTCAGGAAGGTGCTCGTCTCGGAGCGCGCCGACGCATTGGCGGATTTCGCAGGAGCTTTCAACCCCGATGGAACCGGCCCTCAGCCCTTCGCGCTATACTCGAGCAACTATGCCGGACGCCCCGTCGCAGGCGGTCGATCTGCAGTCTCGTGCGCCCTCCGACGAGCTTGCCGCGTATGGTAGACCTTCTGCCCAAATCGCCAGATGAAAGGCAGAGTTACGGCCAGTATGAAAGGCAGCCCTGAAAGGAAGCGGGCAGAAGACTGGGTGAATGCAACAAGCGCATCGTTCAGCAGGATAAGATAATAGAACTGCGCCCAGAATGCGCCCGCGAGTGCATGTTTCCAAAGCCATCCAAACAGCATCCCGATCAGGCCGAATACCAGAACGCCAAAGTAGCTGAATGAGCGGAATGTGTCGGAAAAGCCGGTGTGCGTGATGCCCGGCGTGGCATACATTTCGTAATCCATGCCCTCCTGCGCCAACTCATGCTCCATCATGAGCGAATCCTTGAAATCGCGGCCAAGTGCGAAGGCAGGGACATAGCGCAGGACCAGATCGTTCCAGAGCTCGACGGGGCCCTCAGCCACATCCTGCTCGCGGGCATAATGAATATCGAGCGCAGCGATGGACAGCTCGGGTGCGTCATCGGCTTGGAAATAGGAGAAACGTTCAAAAGGAACGCCTTCCACGAAAGCGCTGACGACGGTCCCCTCTCCGCGCTGGATATAGGCGCGCACGTCACCCACCTGATGCAACAGCACCATGCCAAGGAAGCAAATTGCAAAGACCGCCACGCGTGGGGGGCGCCAGTTGAACACGAAGAATATGCTGCCACCGAGGATAATGAGTGTTTCGGCAATCATATGGCGTTTCACATTGCCGCCAAAGCCGATGAGAACAGCACTCAGCGTAAGCAAGCCGATGATGAGATAAACTTTCCTCCCCGTCCTCGCGTAAAGCAGAGCAGCGATTGCCAGCGAGAAAAAGGTCGACTGGCCGAGCAGAAACCAGAGCGTCGCAACCCCCGTCCACATATTGCCGAGTTCGGATGTGTCTGTGGCGCTCAGCTGATAGTTCGCCACCGCCCCGATCAGCCAAAGCACAATGGCTCCGGCTAGCAGTTTCTGCTCGTATTTGTTCATCGGCGCACTCACGTTGCCGGGCAAGCGCCAGCGCTCGAATGCGGTGGTCTTGCGGCGCTGCTCGGCTGGCCCTCCAAGCAAACCGGAGGATGTCACATAAAACCCGAGCGCGAGCGCGATCAGAGCAGCCGTCATATAGAGGAAGAGAAAATCGGCGTTGAGCCAGGGCCCGTAGACATCGCGCTCCAAGTGCAGGGCCTGGGGAACAAAAAATGCCAGATATAGATACGCCACCACAACCGGCAGCGTCAGGATTTTCCTGATGCGCAGGACGCCGAAAGAGAACATCACGAGCGCCGTCGCGAGGAGCAGGAACAGGGCAAAACTCATTGTTTTCGGTCTATCCTGTCAATTCGATCCGTGGATGTCACGCACCCGAAACAGCCCTACGCTCATCCCATGACCGGATGGCCGCTCCGCCCAGCTTCAGCATTGGTCGTTCGAGAAGCCTGTGAACCACATAGGACACGAGCAGGCTCGCTACTATGCAAATCGCGATGAATGCAAATCTATTCAGGGGCACCGCGACGCTTTCCGCCGCGATTGCCAAAGCTGAAATGACGGGCCCATGAACAAGGTAAAGCACGTAGGAAACTGCTCCCAATGTGACCCAGGGCCGGCCCAGTTCCAAGGTCCCCCGCAATTCCAGCGCCGCAGAGCCAGCGATTATCATCGTCGATGCCGTGCCCACCAAGATAATCCCGAGAGTTCCCATGTGGAAAGCATCGGTGAAAAGCACAGTGGCCACAAACAAAGCGATCCCGCTCCAGAGCCAGGTCCGGCTCGCGATGGAACGATTGCGAACAATCCACGCCGCTGCTGCACCGAATGCAAACAGGATGTTGACCGGCGAGAGCGGATAGAATTCGATCCCCATCCAGATGTTTGCGAGGCAAGCCACCATCCAGATGATGAAGAGCGCCCCGCCCCATCGCCTGGAAAGGATGACGACCCCGAAGATCACGTAGAAAAGCATTTCGTGAAACAGGGTCCACGCCACGGTGAGCGGAGTTGGATTGATGTCCCCTGCAAGCAGGAAAGCGCTCACGATCGTTCCCGCCTCGCGGAACTCTGGCAATCCCAGCTGCGGCAGGATTTGATACGCCAGCAGCATCGGTATCAATATCGCCCAATAGATCGGATAAATGCGATTGATCCGTTTCAGGATATATTTCGGTGCCTGCTCGGGTCTGCCAAAATCCTTCTCATGCACCCAAAACATGACAAAGCCGGACAGCACGAAGAAGAAATAGATACCGGTCTGACCGGCGAGGAAAAAACGCTCCAGCAGCGGCGCGAGATCGTCCGCAGGCATGGCGTAGGCGGCGTGAAAAACGACAACACCAAGCGCCGCCACACCGCGCCCCAATTCCAGCGTCTGGATCTTGTTGCGTCCGCTATCTTTCACACGAAGTGATCCCTCTGGCCACACGGCCGCTCACCATTGTCAGGCAATTTAACGCCTTGCAGGTCCGCGGCGTTGGCAACGAATAGGGTAAAGGTCAATCCAGCCTGACGCATTCGGGCTTGGCGGCCTTGCCCAGCATCCATCGATAAACTGCGATATGCTGTGAGGCGATGCTCGCCCAGCCGAACCGCTGCTCGGCAAGAATGCGCGCATTGCGTCCGGTCTCGGCCAGATGGCCCGACGCCAGATGTTCGGCAAGCTTGGATGCAAGTTCTTCTGCCGTCTGCGGGATTTCCAATGCCGCCTTCTGATCGAATCCTTCTGGGAGATTGCACTCCTGCGTCATCAAGGTCGGCAATCCCCACGACCATGCTTCGAGGATGGACATGGGCAGGCCTTCCGACTTCGAAGGCAGCACAAAGGCATCGGCATGCGCCAAGGCATTGTCCTTGCCATCGCCATGCAAAGGTCCCGGCAATACGACTTCATCGGAGACGAGGCCTGTTCGAGTAATCGCGCGCTCCACTTCCGCGAGGTGGCCGCCATCGTCCCAACCAGCGATGGCAATCCGCCAATTCGCAGCGAGTTCGGGATGCGTCTCGCGCAGCATTCCCCAAGCCTCGATCAGTTCGACGATGCCCTTTTTCTGGTGGATGCGGCCGATGAACAGCAGTGTCTTGCGACCGTCTTCGGGCAACCAGTCCGGCCGGGCACGGCGCACATCCAGATCGGGAATATGCGTGCCGTTCGGAATGATGGCGATGGGATTGGTAAGGCCGAAAGCGCGCATCGATGCCGCCTCCGACTCGTTGAGCGCATGCATGCAGTGCGCGTGGCGCAGATTATCGTTTTCGAACAGCCAGCCGACGATCCTCTTCTTCCAACCCGCGTGTTGCAGCGCCCACGGATCGAGCATCCCTCGCGGAGAAATCATCACCGGCCCGCCCGTCTTGCGCCGCCAGTCTGATGCGATCACCGAGGGATACTGCCAGATTCCGTGAAGGTGGAGAACGTCATGTCCTCCCGCCAGAACGGCTTCTTTCATCCCGCGCGAATAAGCGAGAGAAGCGGGCGCCCCCCTTTCAAAGACGTGCGGCTTGATCGGTGTCCAGGCACCTTCATCCTGTGCACTTTCACTGTCCGATGGAGCATAGACGCTGACGTCTATGCCAGCCCGATTAAGCTGCAGCGCCGATTGCCGGACCGAATGGAACAGACCGCCCGCGAGCCGCGAGATACTACCGGTGACGATCCCCAGCGAAAACTCCGCTGGATCGCGATCCCGTGCCGTCGATTCAGGAGACGGCATCGATTTTGCGTTCGGATAGCTTGTCGAGAATGATCCGGTCGAGCAGGCCCAGTTTCCGGCGCCTCGAATGCTTAAGCGCAGCCTGCGCGGCATTCGCCATGTTCTTGCCGAAGCGTTCGGGCCCCCAATCCGCGATTGCAGCGGCAGCGCGCTCTCCCATCGCAGCCCGTTCGGCATCCGACATGCGGAACAGCTTTTCGATAGCCTCGGCAATGCCTTCAACTGTGGGCTCCACGATGAAGCCGCTTTCGCCATCGGTGACGACCGTGCGCCCTACGCCGCAGGGCTCCGACACGGTAACGGGAAGACCCGCTGCCATGCCTTCATTCACCACCAGACCCCATTGCTCCACGGTGGAGACATGGGCGAAGCCTTCTGACAGGCCGTAGAAGATGGGCAGAACATCATAGCCGCGATAGCCGGGCAGGTGAACATGATCGGCCACGCCGGCATCGCGCGCTGCCGTTTCGATATTCGCGCGCTCTTCGCCATCCCCGAGGATGACAAGATCTGGGCTATCGCCTCCCACCGCACTGCGGGCCCGTGCGAATGCGCGGACGAGGTTCGGGAGGTTCTTCTTCGCAATGAAACGCGCAGATGCGAGGATGTAGCGCTCGGGGAGATTGTGCTCGGCTCGCAGGGCGCCCGCATTGCTGCGCGCTTCGGTAGCCAGCTTTGCAAAATGGCTGTTGCCGACCGCATTATAGCCCAGGAAAATGCGATCTTCAGCCATGCCGAGTATCTTGATGTAATCAGCATGCGGCGGACCACCGACAAGCGCAGCATCACAAAGCGACACGATGCGCTTCTTGGTCCATTCGCGGACCTTCGAGCGATCCGCATCATCGATCTGGCTTTCCGACATGACGATGAGCGGCACGGACTGGCCATGCGCCCATTTGATCGCCGCAGCGCTCAGCGGGCTGCTCCATCCCGGGATGGCGATCACGTCAGGACGCACACGATTGAGGCATTCGTCCATCCGCTCTTGCAGCACGCCCTCGGCAAGCCCCTGCATGAAGGCAGCGCTGCTTTCGAACAGGCGTTCAACGCTGTACCCATCGCTCGCCTCGACAGTGAATTCGGCGAAGCCGCCTTCATTCTCGCCGACGATGACGACCAGATCGTCGATCTGCTCACTCGCACCGCGATAGCGGGCGTCGTGGTAATGGCCGATTTGGCTGGTCAGTATCGCAAGCCGGGTCATGCCGCTGTCTTTCTGTTTTCGATCTGCACTAAGTTATTCACTTGCCGGTCTTTACGGACGCGTCAGCGTTCCATCCGGCTGGATGAGGCGGCGCTGGGTTGCGGGCGCTCCGGCGATCAGGCTGTTGGCGGGGTAATCGCCTTTCACCACCGAATTGGCCGCGACAATCGATCCTGAGCGAATATGCGCACCGGGGCCGATGTGGACACCCCTGCCGATCCACACATTGTCTTCAATCACAATCGGGCTCACCGCGAACCCCTGCCCCCGCACGCCCTCGGCGGGAATAAAGCGGTGATCCTGGTCGCGGATCGACACGTATTCGCCAACAGCGACGTTGTTTCCGATCGTAATCGCGTCCCCGGCGACGAGATGCGTGCCCGTGTTAAGCGACACGTCGTCACCGATTGTAATGCGTGACGTCTTGCCGGTCTGGAAGAACACATCATGCCCGATCATTGCATTGCGACCGATCGTGACATTGCGGAAAGGCAAAGGCAGGCGAATGCGCCCTGTAAACTGCGCCCCTGCCCCGATACGCTTGAAAAAAAGCGGGCAGCTGAGACGCATCAGGGCGCCTTTGAATTTCCAGATCGCAGGGATCATGTGCGGCCCCTCAGCGCTTCAGCGCTGCGATAGCAGCGTCGCCTTCCGGATAGTGATCTACCAGCAAATTGCCTGCCAATCCGCGTGCACGCCGCATGCGGAAGCGAGTAACGAGCGCATCATCGATGATGGCGCGCCGCACGCAAATCCAGTTGGACTGGCCGAAATTGTCGAGGCTGAAATGATAACCGGTCGCCTCAAGTCCTTCGGGAAGCAGGCGGCAGAGGACGTAATCGGGGACCAGAAGATCGAAGAAATGTCGCAGCGAAATCCCGGCTGCAAGGGTCGCATGGTTATATTCGAACTGGATGAAATCCACGCCGCCGTGTGACAGGCTCTGGGTCAGGCCCTGCAATACGGCGAGATCGTGCCCTTCGGCATCGACTTTCAGCACATCGACGTGATCAATTCTAAGGCGCTCTAGCTCTGCGTCACCCTTTCGCGCTTCGAGCACAAGGGTCTCGACATCGCCGTCTGCAGAATAGTCAGTGTGAGCGGATGCGAGCTCGGGCCGACCAGAGACGGTCTGGATTTCGAGTGTTCCACTCTCATCTGACAGCGCAGCGTTGACGAGCGTCACGTGCTTGCCGCCAACCGCTTTCTCCAACATGGCAAAAGTCGCTGCCACAGGTTCGTAGCAGACAAGCTGACAGTTGGGGGCGAAGCGCAAAATGCCTTCCGCCCATTCGCCTTTATTGGCCCCGACATCCACGGCGCACGATATCCCGCGCGATGCCAGCGTCTGCTGGAACCAGCGCTCACCATTCGCGGTGATCTGGACGCTGCGGTTTTCATAGGCAGCCACCAACCGGCTGGCGAATACATAGGCGGCATAGGATCCCGGCACACGGCGCGCGAGGCTGCGCCAGGCAAGCTTGTCGACCAGGCCGATCATTTCGCTGCGCTTTCCAAAGACATCGTGCAATTTTTCCCTATGGCCGCCAGCAGTTCCACGGCGCGGTCGGACCAATAGATGCCGTTGCCCGTTTGTAAAACCCGCGGATGGCAAATTTCTTCGGCAATCGTCATCAAAAGCGCATCCGCGCTACCGACCGAAATATGGTCCGCCGGATAGTTCGTCACCTGATCGCACGTTGGCAGAGCGAAGATCGGAACGCCGGTCGCCAAATGATCGTAGAGCCGCATCGGCGAACAAAAATGGTTGAGCTGTGTTGCGGCGTAGGGGATCAATGCCGCGTCCATCGCCTGAGCGTAGAGATGCATCTGCTCATGCGGCAAGCGGCCTGTGATGACGACTTTTTCCGAGCGCAAAGCCGGATGAGCCGCCGTCAAATCGTCAACCACCGGCCCCGCTACGAGGAATGTGCCCACTTCTTCCAGAGCGATCACACGCTCGATCAGGGCAAGGTCCAGCCGATCCGACAATCCCCCGAGCACACCGAGTACCGGCGCTTTCCGGCCCTTCAACATGTCCAGCTCGCTATCTTCGCGCTCAGCGAACCGCTTTTCGGTAGCGTTGGCTGAGGTGACGGTCCGCGCGGCGGGGATATTATCCTCTGCAATCGCGCGCTGGCGAAGGGCATCGGACACATAAGCGCTCAGACACGCGCGGCGCTGCATGGCGGCTTCGCGTTGGCGCGCGTTGCCCCAGCCCGAATAGCTCGCATAATCATCCGCAGTATAGGTCACGATCGGCAGTTTGCCGTCCAGCATCGCCGCAAGCGGTGCGTAGGCAGGAGACGTCAGCAGGACGACCGGGTTTTCCAGGTCCCTCGCGAGGCGCAGAATGCGGCGACACAGCAGTCGCTGGCCGATGAAAGCGGTGCGCGAAGCCCAGCCCGGCGGCACAAACGGCTGCTCGACGCGCAATTGCCCCTCGCCCGTCTTTTCCTCGCTCGCTTTGGCGGTGGGGCTCGTGAAAGGAGCGATCCCAATGACCTGCGTTTCGGCAGCGAGGGCCTCAGCCAGGCGGCGGTGCCAAATGGTGTTCACGTCAGCAAAAATGATGTCTGGCTTTGCCATGCCGCTAAGCCGCCTCTCTGCGGGAAAGCAATTGCGTGTAGATGTCTTCGACGCGGCGACTCATCGTCTGGATCGAGAAATGGGTCTGGCAATCGGCGATACCGTCTGTCGCCATTCGTGCCCGCAATTCCGCTTCGTCACGCAGGCGAAGGATTGCATCCGCAGCCTCCTCCGCTTCCTCATAAGGCACTGCCGTCACCCCGCGGCACAGATCGATAACTTCATCGCTGCCCGTCCCGGTGCGATAGGCCACCACCGGGCGGCCATAGGAAACCGGCTCCACCATGCTCAGCCCGAAAGTGTCGACCGATGAAGTGAACGCACCCAGATCGACTTTTCGCCAGAAATCGCCGATTTCGGAAACGAAGCCTTCGAAACTGACGGCTTTGGCCAGCCCCATCTGCTCTGCTTTGGCGTGGTAATGGCTGGCAAGCGGCCCATCGCCTGCGACAGCAAACCGAATATCAGGATCGCGCCTGTGAACCGCGCCCGCAATTTCCAGAAATTCATCGAGCCCTTTGCGCTCCGAAAGGCGAAGAGCGATGCCCACTGTGAAAGGCCGCCCGGAGCTCCTCTCCAATGCATCTGCCTCCAAAACCGGCATCCGGACGCCATTGTGCACGGTTACAGGATCGAAACCCGAATGCTCGCGGCGCCAAGCCTGCGCTGCCCAATCGCTCACTGCGAGCAAGGCATCGCAACGCGATAGCAGCATACGGTCCAGTGCCGAATGCAATCGCCGCTTCCAATTGGGCGGGTAGATCTGCAGCGATGGCCGCGTGTGAAGATGCGCCACCAATGCAAAATCGCGTTTCGAGCCGAACACAGCAGCCAACCACGATGGTGCGAGATGAAGATGGACGACCTCGGGAGCAAAATCGGCGAGGACCTGACGGGCAGAGCGCAGCTGCGCCAAGGGATGACCCGGCGCGAAATCGACCATGAACCCTTCACATGCTTCGAGCAGCCTCTCGGCACCTGCACGTTCGCGCCCGGTCACCAGAATGCGGATTTCGTGTCCGCTCGACACCTGCTCTCGCGCAAGCTCCAGCGCCATTTTCTGCGCCCCGCCAAAAGGGACGCTGCGCAATATGTGCAGGATGCGCATCGGCGTCGCCGTCAGCCGCGTTGCTGCGCGCCGAAAACCACGTCCGCAACTCCAAGCTCTGTCAGCTTCCCTCGTGTGTTTTCGACGAGGTAGCTTGCCTCAGCTTCGCTCAAGGTCTTCTTCCAGCTGCCGATACTTTTCGGACTGATCGGCTCGCCGATGCGCTTGTGATGCTCGCGCTGGCCGTACACCGGCGCATTGGCTGCATGAACTTCAGGATCGAGCATGTGCTCCGAATAGGGCACGCCGAGGAAGTCGCAGGTGGCAGGCACAATCGCGGAAGGCTCGCTGACAAGCTCTTCATAAGCTACGAGATGCGTGCGGGAGCTATCGACGCTCAAATACTGGTTGCACAGCTCGTTATAAAAGCTCGTGTAATTTTCCAGCGAAGGCTTCGGGAGGTTCTTGGCCCGCTTCATGCTGGCAAAGGCGTCACGCGGATCGCGAACACAGAAAACAAACTGCGCCTTGGGAAACGCCTGCGCCAGTTTGGTCATATGCAGAGCGTGGCCGGGCGTCTTCTCGAAGAAACGCGAAGCGCTGTCCTTCTGCGCGATGTAATGCGCGGCAAGCTTGTCGAACAGTTCGGCACGGCTGCGAGAGGCTTCGATCATCGCGCGCCAGTCACTCTCAGGCAATCCCGGATAGGACAGCTTCTGGTAGTTGCGCAGCAGGAAGAACTGCGTTTCATCACCGACGGTGACGAGTTCATCGTTGCAGGCAAGAACCGTCGCCAGAAGGCTGGTTCCTGCACGCGGCACGCCCAGCAGGAAAACGTGGTTCTCGTCGGATTCCCCCCAGGAGCGCCAGACACGCGCTGCGGCCAGTGCGCCTGCCGGATCACTCAAAACGCGTTTTGCACGAGCGACGAGAGAGCCGGGGGTGTTGTGGGGTTTCTGCTGGTTCATTCGGGCTCTGCCATTCCGGTTTAACAATTTCGGGGAGGGAAACTGATCGCTCAAAGACCGCCGTGCAAGCCGGAGATCAGCCCGCTGTCACCCCATCAGCGGCGCACATAGCGGCGAAGTGCATCAAACAAAACCCGAAAGTCGGCGGTAGAAGGGAGAAGTGCGCTGCGCAAAGCAATCATCCCGTATGAACGGAGGGAAAAGATGCCAATCGCCACGGCGATCGCATTCCCCGTCGCCAGCGCGACAAAAACCCATTTGGGATCATCGTAGCCGGTCACGGCATATCCGATGGCGAAGACACCGATAATACTCGCTGCCATGGCGATGCTCGGCCAGACACGTTCGACCGATCGGTTCGCTATGTTGATGATGCTTTGCAGCGGAAACAGGGCTGTCGGGATGGCGAGCCCCTGGAGGTACCAGGCTGCCTCTCGGAAAGCCTCTCCGTAAACTAGCGGCACGATATATGGCGCGACAAGGATTATCGGCACCGCAGTGGCAAATACGCTCAGGATTGCCAGACGCAGCAATTGCTCGAGCCGTTTCTTGCGCAGCTCCGGGTCAAGCCCGGACAAGGTGGGCAGCAAAGTCACGCTGAGCGACTGCATGACCAGCGAGACGCTTGCGCTCGCTGCGGTAAAGGCAACGAAGTAGAAGCCCAGCAATTGCGCCGGCCAGATCGCCACGAGCAGGATTCTGTCGAATTGCCGTGCCAGCGAAAATGACCCGGTCGCCAGATGGAGCTTGCCCCCCGTCCGTACATCGCTGCGAAGGCTTTGCCGATCGACTCGTCCGATCAGGTACCCGCGGAAACGAATGATCCGCCAGACAAGGATAGGCACGGCGGCAGCGACGAATGCAAGGACCATCACCAGCGGATCGGCGATATCGAGAAGGAACAGCAAACCGATCGCGAGCACGAAGAGAACGGGCGAAACTATCCGCTCGATGTTGAGCCGGCGAAAATCCAGCTTGGCTGATTCGACGACGGTGAACGCGCGGGTGGAAAGGCCCAATGCGACCAGCAGCGCGGACGCCCAGATAAAGGTGGTCCCGCCGAAGTCGCCGATTTCTATCAGGTCAAGCGCGACCGCAGCGGTGGCGACAAGAACGTAGATCGCCAGCGCCGCCAGTGCGAGCACCATGACG is drawn from Aurantiacibacter sp. MUD61 and contains these coding sequences:
- a CDS encoding oligosaccharide flippase family protein: MTGDTPQKRSLTSQMLDTAVASVAFMALTFIAGVMLSRLLGPEGRGIYGTVQFWAQLGFGLLSFSVFDAAVIRLRKSKDHPESALPSVMVLALAALAIYVLVATAAVALDLIEIGDFGGTTFIWASALLVALGLSTRAFTVVESAKLDFRRLNIERIVSPVLFVLAIGLLFLLDIADPLVMVLAFVAAAVPILVWRIIRFRGYLIGRVDRQSLRSDVRTGGKLHLATGSFSLARQFDRILLVAIWPAQLLGFYFVAFTAASASVSLVMQSLSVTLLPTLSGLDPELRKKRLEQLLRLAILSVFATAVPIILVAPYIVPLVYGEAFREAAWYLQGLAIPTALFPLQSIINIANRSVERVWPSIAMAASIIGVFAIGYAVTGYDDPKWVFVALATGNAIAVAIGIFSLRSYGMIALRSALLPSTADFRVLFDALRRYVRR
- a CDS encoding sulfotransferase family protein → MNQQKPHNTPGSLVARAKRVLSDPAGALAAARVWRSWGESDENHVFLLGVPRAGTSLLATVLACNDELVTVGDETQFFLLRNYQKLSYPGLPESDWRAMIEASRSRAELFDKLAAHYIAQKDSASRFFEKTPGHALHMTKLAQAFPKAQFVFCVRDPRDAFASMKRAKNLPKPSLENYTSFYNELCNQYLSVDSSRTHLVAYEELVSEPSAIVPATCDFLGVPYSEHMLDPEVHAANAPVYGQREHHKRIGEPISPKSIGSWKKTLSEAEASYLVENTRGKLTELGVADVVFGAQQRG
- a CDS encoding glycosyltransferase family 4 protein: MRILHILRSVPFGGAQKMALELAREQVSSGHEIRILVTGRERAGAERLLEACEGFMVDFAPGHPLAQLRSARQVLADFAPEVVHLHLAPSWLAAVFGSKRDFALVAHLHTRPSLQIYPPNWKRRLHSALDRMLLSRCDALLAVSDWAAQAWRREHSGFDPVTVHNGVRMPVLEADALERSSGRPFTVGIALRLSERKGLDEFLEIAGAVHRRDPDIRFAVAGDGPLASHYHAKAEQMGLAKAVSFEGFVSEIGDFWRKVDLGAFTSSVDTFGLSMVEPVSYGRPVVAYRTGTGSDEVIDLCRGVTAVPYEEAEEAADAILRLRDEAELRARMATDGIADCQTHFSIQTMSRRVEDIYTQLLSRREAA